In Juglans regia cultivar Chandler chromosome 5, Walnut 2.0, whole genome shotgun sequence, the following are encoded in one genomic region:
- the LOC108986797 gene encoding scopoletin glucosyltransferase-like, whose amino-acid sequence MGTKSRQLHVFFFPFVAPGHMIPMLDMAKLFTTRGVKATIITTPFNVPIVVKTIERTKTRGNGVVKIDIQTIEYPAVDTGLPEGCENTDSRTIHEKMTSFITAPAMLRQPLEQLLQNHDHPDCIVADMFFPWVIDAAAKFGIPVLVFNSTSVFSTSAGVSMRQYEPQMKVSSDSEPFVIPNFPDEIKLTRRKLPTFSDNKYVQALFSDFTKEVGESEVRSYGVVLNSFYELEPAYANHYTKVCGRKAWYIGPVSLCNKEAEDKGQRGKESSIDNHECLKWLNTKNINSVVYICFGSLANFNDSQLTEIAMGLEASGQQFIWVVRKDKKEKEDEDWLPKGFEKRMEGKGLIIRGWAPQVLILDHEAVGGFVTHCGWNSILEGVTAGVPMVTWPTFGDQFLNEKLVTEVLKIGVPVGVQQSYFEMSGNDSPIKKEAIEKAVRQLLESADQAKEMRSRVKELGKMARRAIEKGGSSYSHLNALIEELKALDG is encoded by the coding sequence ATGGGTACCAAAAGCCGCCAGCTCCATGTATTCTTCTTTCCCTTTGTCGCCCCTGGCCAtatgataccaatgttagacaTGGCCAAGCTATTCACAACCCGAGGTGTCAAAGCAACCATAATCACCACCCCGTTCAACGTCCCTATAGTTGTGAAAACGATTGAAAGAACCAAAACTCGCGGTAATGGCGTCGTCAAGATTGATATCCAAACCATCGAGTACCCGGCAGTGGATACTGGCCTCCCAGAAGGGTGCGAGAATACTGACTCCAGGACTATCCATGAAAAGATGACCAGTTTCATCACGGCCCCTGCGATGCTCCGGCAACCACTCGAGCAGCTACTGCAAAATCATGATCATCCTGATTGCATTGTTGCTGACATGTTCTTTCCATGGGTAATTGATGCGGCCGCTAAATTTGGTATCCCAGTGCTTGTTTTTAATTCAACCAGTGTTTTTTCTACGTCCGCAGGGGTGAGCATGCGACAGTACGAGCCTCAAATGAAAGTTTCATCTGATTCTGAACCATTCGTCATCCCTAATTTTCCTGACGAGATAAAGTTGACAAGGAGGAAACTGCCAACCTTCAGTGATAACAAATACGTTCAAGCATTATTTTCCGACTTCACGAAAGAAGTTGGAGAATCCGAGGTGAGGAGCTATGGGGTTGTGTTGAACAGCTTCTACGAGCTCGAGCCAGCTTATGCAAATCATTACACAAAGGTTTGCGGAAGAAAGGCGTGGTATATAGGCCCAGTTTCACTCTGCAACAAGGAGGCTGAAGACAAAGGTCAGAGGGGAAAAGAATCCTCCATTGATAATCATGAATGCTTGAAGTGGCTTAACACAAAGAATATCAATTCAGTTGTTTATATATGTTTCGGAAGCTTGGCTAACTTCAATGATTCTCAGCTAACGGAGATTGCAATGGGTCTTGAGGCCTCTGGGCAGCAATTCATCTGGGTTGTGAggaaagacaaaaaagaaaaagaagatgaagattgGTTACCCAAGGGATTTGAGAAGAGAATGGAAGGTAAGGGACTCATTATAAGAGGTTGGGCACCCCAAGTTTTGATTTTGGATCATGAAGCAGTGGGAGGATTTGTGACACATTGTGGGTGGAACTCGATATTGGAAGGAGTGACTGCCGGGGTGCCTATGGTGACATGGCCTACGTTTGGTGATCAATTTCTCAACGAGAAATTAGTGACTGAGGTATTGAAGATTGGGGTTCCTGTTGGTGTTCAACAATCATATTTTGAAATGAGTGGGAATGATAGTCCTATCAAGAAGGAAGCAATAGAGAAGGCAGTGAGGCAACTCCTGGAAAGTGCAGATCAAGCAAAGGAAATGAGAAGCAGAGTCAAAGAACTTGGGAAGATGGCAAGGAGAGCCATTGAAAAAGGTGGATCATCTTATTCCCATTTGAATGCTTTAATTGAAGAGTTAAAGGCCCTCGATGGTTAG